In the Sphingobacterium sp. PCS056 genome, AAGAGCAAGTAGACTATGTGGTCAAATATGGTCAACATGTCAAAAGTGATGGTAAGTCTTCAAGCGTAATGAAGTTGGATCCTAGCGGAAAGTTTGAATTTATCCGAAAATAAGGTGAACATGAAAAAATTAATATTATTCGTAGCGTTAGCATTTGGCTTTTCATGGAATAGTCAAGCGCAACAAAAAGAAATTACACCTGCGAAGGTTGGTGTACAATATGGCAAAAAGGTTGATAACTCTAATGCAATTACAGTTGACAAATTGGAAAAATCGTTGGAGACATCTGCCAAATTTACGGGTAAAGTCACTGGCAAAGTTGTTGAAGTTTGCAAAAAAAAGGGCTGTTATTTGACCCTTGAGAGAACAGGAGACAAAGAGCCTGTTATGGTTCGCTTTACCGACTATAGCTATTTTGTACCCACTGACCTCATCGGAAAAAATGTAGTTTTAGATGGCTACGCAAAAGTCAAAGAAGCGACAAATGAAATCACTTTTGTTGCAGACGGCGTATTGGTCGTAAAATAAACGTACTATAAAAACACTGAACAGGCTATTTCCAACGGAATTAGCCTGTTTTTATTTGTAGCATTTATTAAATAAGCTTGATACCTTTGTAGACGATGAAAATGATCCATACTACAGCCGCTCAATCGATCAACTTAAAAGGTCAAATAATGACATTTGATCGTCCCATCATCATGGGAATATTAAATGTGACGCCAGACTCTTTTTTTGATGGGGGACAAAATAATACGATAGAACAAATACTTATCCAGACTAGAAAGTTACTTGAAGAGGGCGCTGACATCATCGACATTGGGGCTTATTCTTCACGACCTGGAGCAGCATTGATCAGTTCTCAAGAAGAGCTGGACCGAGCACTACCTGCTATCGCTGCCATAGTAAGTACATTTCCAGATGCCATACTTTCTATAGATACTTTCCGAGCAGATGTGGCCGAGGCCTGTATACATGCTGGTGTACATCTCATAAACGATGTATCTGGAGGCACTATAGATCCTCTTATGTTCGAAACCGTAGCGAAATTGCAGGTCCCATATATTTTGATGCATATGCGCGGCATTCCTGAAAATATGCAACAATTAACCGCATATCAGGATATCGTCACTGATGTTGCTACCTATTTTGGACAAAAAATTGCAGCTTTACGAAAACTCGGGGTGAAAGACATCATCCTTGACCCTGGCTAT is a window encoding:
- the folP gene encoding dihydropteroate synthase; this translates as MKMIHTTAAQSINLKGQIMTFDRPIIMGILNVTPDSFFDGGQNNTIEQILIQTRKLLEEGADIIDIGAYSSRPGAALISSQEELDRALPAIAAIVSTFPDAILSIDTFRADVAEACIHAGVHLINDVSGGTIDPLMFETVAKLQVPYILMHMRGIPENMQQLTAYQDIVTDVATYFGQKIAALRKLGVKDIILDPGYGFAKTIEQNYELLHRVDELHYFGLPLLGGISRKSMIYKKLGITPQEALNGTTALHTLLLSKGVQLLRVHDVKEAKQIVDLLCS
- a CDS encoding DUF4920 domain-containing protein, encoding MKKLILFVALAFGFSWNSQAQQKEITPAKVGVQYGKKVDNSNAITVDKLEKSLETSAKFTGKVTGKVVEVCKKKGCYLTLERTGDKEPVMVRFTDYSYFVPTDLIGKNVVLDGYAKVKEATNEITFVADGVLVVK